In the Aneurinibacillus soli genome, one interval contains:
- a CDS encoding DUF6470 family protein, which translates to MNLERLDITQMFTKLSWDVQRPTYTFEPAKTDVQIEKSPAEVIIKRTQPRLIIDQSQCWADMNCKHIFQRVRDEAEDGKQAFFTYLSTVTTEGRRIGAIENKENPIKNLAREKSLAPKYQFTYGNVPKNFSLKFEIIPGETHVDWTESKMKVDFPSHPYHHQYEQGRLSYYIQKQNQLHIQVIGGTIDRVQ; encoded by the coding sequence GTGAATCTGGAGCGGCTTGATATTACACAGATGTTTACGAAGTTGTCCTGGGATGTCCAGCGTCCGACGTACACATTTGAACCTGCAAAAACGGACGTTCAAATTGAAAAAAGCCCGGCAGAAGTTATCATCAAGCGTACTCAACCGAGACTCATCATCGACCAAAGTCAATGCTGGGCCGACATGAATTGCAAGCATATTTTTCAACGAGTAAGAGATGAAGCAGAAGATGGAAAACAAGCCTTTTTTACCTATCTCAGTACGGTAACGACTGAAGGAAGGCGAATCGGTGCAATCGAAAACAAAGAAAATCCAATTAAAAATTTAGCACGTGAAAAATCACTTGCTCCTAAATATCAGTTCACGTACGGTAACGTTCCAAAAAACTTTTCGCTCAAATTTGAAATTATTCCTGGCGAGACGCATGTGGATTGGACGGAAAGCAAGATGAAAGTCGATTTCCCTTCTCATCCGTATCATCATCAGTATGAACAGGGGAGACTTTCGTATTACATCCAGAAACAGAATCAGTTACACATTCAGGTCATTGGCGGCACGATTGATCGAGTTCAGTAA
- the fliW gene encoding flagellar assembly protein FliW yields MSFTITSSLFGEVDYTADEVYSFETGLPGFPEHKQFLLLKIEDSPFTVLHAIDEDLYFILLDPFSFFSDYEFALPEHVIHQLSIEQREHVACYSIVVLRDPLHDSTANMAAPVVLNTANRKGMQLVLEKTPYSVKQPVFAVDSQEKIRCLY; encoded by the coding sequence ATGTCATTCACAATCACATCTAGTCTATTTGGTGAAGTCGATTACACAGCAGACGAAGTGTATTCATTTGAAACTGGCCTTCCAGGCTTCCCGGAGCACAAACAATTCTTACTGCTTAAAATCGAAGACAGTCCGTTTACTGTACTGCATGCCATTGATGAAGATTTGTACTTTATCTTACTTGATCCGTTCTCTTTCTTTTCCGACTATGAATTCGCGCTTCCAGAACACGTCATACATCAACTCAGCATTGAGCAGCGGGAGCATGTAGCCTGCTATTCCATTGTGGTGCTTCGTGACCCGCTGCATGACTCTACAGCCAACATGGCTGCCCCTGTTGTATTGAATACCGCCAATCGCAAAGGAATGCAGCTTGTATTAGAAAAAACACCGTATTCTGTGAAGCAGCCTGTTTTTGCGGTGGACAGCCAGGAGAAGATAAGATGCTTGTATTAG
- the csrA gene encoding carbon storage regulator CsrA, giving the protein MLVLGRKAGESIIIGDSITVKIVSVDGDHVKIGIEAPRHVQIHRQEIYETIQQENQLAGSTKPNMPLERLRQLGLDATKGDKHMKIEKKE; this is encoded by the coding sequence ATGCTTGTATTAGGACGAAAAGCAGGTGAATCGATTATCATCGGGGATTCGATTACGGTGAAAATTGTAAGTGTCGATGGAGATCATGTCAAAATTGGGATTGAAGCCCCACGTCACGTCCAGATTCACCGCCAGGAAATCTATGAGACGATCCAGCAGGAAAATCAGCTGGCTGGCTCTACCAAACCGAATATGCCCCTGGAACGTCTCCGTCAGCTGGGTCTTGATGCGACAAAAGGTGACAAACATATGAAAATCGAAAAAAAAGAATAA
- a CDS encoding flagellin N-terminal helical domain-containing protein has translation MIINHNMLAQNSYRQLGINNANTAKSTEKLASGLRINRAGDDAAGLAISEKMRGQIRGLDQASRNAQDGISMAQTAEGALNETHSILQRMRELATQSANGTNTNDDRGAIQDEMNQLTSEVNRIGNTTEFNTQKLLNGGMASTDGAKITKATSATVTAAGTVTAATSNASIIVDGRTFDVSGIVVAGTTDADAKAAASALGDKTSGGVKLSEVVDIKTDGAGKLVFTAKSQGPSSSISFSADDAALGITAVSDKATGTPTTMERAGLQATNALGKAADTTINAGDTIKITVGNDSAVTVNLNTGTANKTYKTFSGVDQNEKNAAMADVIRDVNAALQDAGLGGKVTASLSKDNELQFISETGKDISVANGTGTPLTALGTGFGAVKNVEQVVGAGAQGPGFKTTFQIGANTGQSMALQLNDMRANALGITGNAGQKGFTSANGVTNGTTDVKGEAALNVMTKEDASNSITAVDNAIKKVSDERAKLGAVQNRLEHTINNLNTSSENLTSAESRIRDTDMAKTVMENTKNGILAQAAQAMLAQANQAPQQVLQLLR, from the coding sequence ATGATTATCAATCACAATATGTTGGCACAGAACTCTTACCGTCAATTAGGTATCAATAATGCTAACACAGCAAAATCCACAGAGAAATTGGCTTCTGGTCTTCGCATCAACCGTGCAGGCGATGATGCTGCAGGTCTGGCAATCTCTGAAAAAATGCGCGGTCAGATCCGTGGTCTCGACCAAGCTAGCCGTAATGCCCAAGATGGTATTTCTATGGCTCAAACAGCTGAGGGTGCATTGAACGAGACACACAGCATCCTTCAACGTATGCGTGAATTAGCTACACAATCTGCAAACGGTACGAACACTAACGATGACCGTGGAGCGATTCAGGATGAAATGAATCAGCTGACTTCTGAAGTTAACCGTATTGGTAACACAACTGAGTTCAATACGCAAAAACTTCTGAACGGTGGCATGGCTTCAACTGATGGAGCAAAAATTACGAAAGCAACAAGTGCAACGGTTACCGCTGCAGGTACAGTAACTGCAGCTACATCTAATGCTAGTATTATTGTTGATGGTAGAACTTTTGATGTTTCGGGGATTGTTGTTGCAGGCACTACTGATGCTGATGCGAAAGCGGCGGCATCAGCACTTGGAGATAAAACATCAGGTGGGGTTAAACTCTCTGAGGTAGTAGACATTAAAACTGATGGCGCTGGAAAATTAGTTTTTACTGCTAAATCACAAGGCCCATCAAGTTCAATTAGCTTTAGTGCTGATGATGCGGCACTTGGTATTACTGCTGTTAGTGATAAGGCTACTGGTACTCCGACTACAATGGAGCGTGCAGGTCTTCAAGCTACAAATGCATTAGGAAAAGCTGCCGATACCACTATTAATGCTGGAGATACAATTAAAATCACAGTAGGTAATGATAGTGCGGTTACTGTTAATCTAAACACTGGTACAGCTAATAAAACATACAAAACATTCTCAGGTGTAGACCAAAATGAAAAAAATGCAGCTATGGCTGACGTAATTCGTGACGTTAACGCTGCTTTACAAGATGCAGGTTTAGGCGGAAAAGTAACTGCATCTCTTTCTAAGGATAATGAACTTCAGTTTATCTCTGAGACAGGTAAAGATATTTCTGTAGCAAATGGAACAGGTACACCTCTTACTGCACTAGGTACTGGATTTGGTGCTGTTAAAAATGTAGAGCAAGTAGTTGGAGCAGGTGCACAAGGTCCTGGATTTAAAACTACTTTCCAAATTGGTGCGAATACTGGACAAAGCATGGCATTACAACTAAATGATATGCGTGCAAATGCACTTGGTATTACAGGAAATGCAGGTCAAAAAGGCTTCACTTCTGCTAACGGTGTAACTAACGGAACAACAGATGTTAAAGGTGAAGCAGCTCTGAATGTAATGACAAAAGAAGATGCGTCTAATTCAATTACAGCGGTTGACAACGCAATCAAAAAGGTTTCTGATGAGCGTGCAAAATTGGGTGCTGTTCAAAACCGTTTAGAGCACACAATCAACAACTTGAACACTTCTTCTGAAAACTTAACTTCTGCTGAATCTCGTATCCGTGATACAGATATGGCGAAAACAGTTATGGAAAACACAAAAAATGGTATCCTTGCTCAGGCTGCTCAAGCAATGCTTGCACAAGCGAACCAAGCACCACAACAAGTACTTCAATTACTCCGTTAA
- a CDS encoding FlxA-like family protein: protein MGQDSKILSAWGRIFGWLRWISVFQYVRMIPLFKGSYGFVEAWVIGNLIASMTSYGLALYNKSVPSLAIYFIMAYGFIRVFEVTVYQVNVLLFDPYQTENYAVKSYRRLVILLLHNYVEVIIWFAAAYVWLANLGKAVIPLEAMTTPFGTFMYSFLTMVGFGSNSINTDMLKNITIWHSVLVVQAIIGLFMTLICLARFVSLLPAPDTMNPQEQKAEAKELQQELALVNEQLAEVREIICEIKEKQQREEQGELIRI, encoded by the coding sequence ATGGGACAGGATTCAAAGATTCTTTCAGCATGGGGGCGTATCTTTGGCTGGCTGCGATGGATATCGGTATTTCAGTATGTACGAATGATTCCCCTGTTTAAAGGCTCATACGGCTTTGTAGAAGCCTGGGTTATCGGTAATTTAATCGCTTCGATGACTTCTTATGGTTTAGCTTTGTATAATAAATCAGTTCCTTCTTTGGCTATTTATTTTATTATGGCGTATGGGTTTATTCGAGTATTTGAAGTGACGGTATATCAGGTCAATGTGCTGCTTTTTGATCCGTACCAAACAGAAAACTATGCGGTGAAAAGCTATCGACGGTTGGTGATTTTACTCTTACATAATTATGTGGAAGTCATTATCTGGTTTGCCGCTGCCTATGTATGGTTGGCGAATCTGGGGAAAGCGGTTATCCCGCTTGAAGCGATGACAACGCCTTTTGGCACGTTTATGTACAGCTTTTTAACAATGGTTGGGTTTGGCTCGAATAGTATCAATACAGATATGCTGAAGAACATTACAATCTGGCATTCCGTCCTTGTAGTGCAGGCCATTATCGGCTTATTCATGACACTGATTTGTCTGGCTCGATTTGTTAGTCTGCTCCCGGCCCCGGATACGATGAACCCACAGGAGCAAAAAGCGGAAGCAAAAGAGCTTCAGCAGGAACTAGCATTAGTAAATGAGCAATTAGCAGAGGTAAGAGAAATCATCTGCGAGATAAAAGAAAAACAGCAGAGAGAAGAACAAGGGGAACTGATTCGGATATAA
- a CDS encoding flagellar protein FlaG — MSDVRMSDSSFLPGNTNFYEVKSASGPQGSTGNNGVNPDQSITDKSGQQLPKQPDQMSEKDREKLKEQANKLFEALDTGLALKFHEKSGKWYAVIENKITHDVIKEVPPQYMLDLEVKLRDMIGLFLDKKL; from the coding sequence ATGAGCGATGTAAGAATGAGTGATAGTTCTTTTCTTCCAGGTAATACAAACTTTTACGAAGTAAAATCTGCTTCAGGGCCCCAGGGAAGTACAGGTAATAATGGTGTGAACCCAGATCAGTCGATTACGGATAAGTCGGGACAGCAGCTGCCAAAACAACCAGATCAAATGAGTGAAAAAGACCGGGAAAAATTGAAAGAGCAAGCTAACAAGCTTTTTGAAGCATTGGACACCGGTTTAGCTTTGAAATTCCATGAAAAGAGTGGAAAGTGGTACGCTGTTATTGAGAACAAAATCACACATGACGTTATCAAGGAAGTTCCCCCGCAATACATGCTGGATTTAGAAGTGAAATTACGGGATATGATCGGATTATTCCTGGATAAAAAATTATAA
- the fliD gene encoding flagellar filament capping protein FliD: MASFTSLTRISGLNSGMDTESLVKKLMDAESIRYNKMKQDQQKLTWQSDAYRQWNTDLFSFRSTVSDMKFSRNYNTFSTTSSNPDAVVATAGPDAIDGIHTIKVSQLAASATVKATGVKFDVTKSLGDTSQGSPLAANDKLTISTTDGQGVSHTAQIDIKTTDKIGDVVNALNAAKDTDGKSLGIQAMYDSNLQQFIIKTKSTGAKTSINITGNDATLSTFGLQNSSRYASLQDTNATNATLKLNIDSTSFSADMLAISTKDSQGKVSTAQIKIEANYTVNDVLNAFNSAKDSNGNALGIQATYDSGSKQLTIKTNEVGAQTSLSITGTKDVSGTTLDALGLKDASDMQSINGIDPKMTVPVPKIVSGTPLNLADKLTITATDSKGMLHTAKIDIKATDTIEDIMTTLSSAKDSAGNSLGIQATYDGASKQLVITGGNTKLGITGSNASLVALGLKDPASPVSTISTTGVDSVITSDGSTVTQSSNSVTLFGVNYTLKQADDTKDITVNVARDYDAAVKNIKDFIGKYNDMLDKVYKAMSESVDKNYQPLTDDQRQAMNQDQIKQWEDRAKSGLLHNDTILSTLYNKLRSDTFSTVDNGSVYNSLAAVGIKSNGYLDRGKLTVDETKLREALQNDPEAVRTLFTQSKNAWKSANQVDDTARGLNSVKFSVGSASYTVTLDPNDTTSKVAEKINDYAKSKNISVQASYDSGTKLFSISSSLGQDFQFTDGASVLGNLQDVSGGQKGIVNRMYDSFYSAFQSTIQKAGLSTSDKADQSVVGKLLKDINKRISDEKTRLTNVENSYYSKFTAMEKALSQYNSQSSALMQQLGLGGK; this comes from the coding sequence ATGGCTTCTTTTACATCTTTAACACGAATTAGTGGATTGAACTCAGGTATGGATACCGAGTCTCTTGTTAAAAAGCTGATGGATGCTGAGTCTATACGCTATAACAAAATGAAACAGGACCAGCAGAAACTGACCTGGCAGAGTGATGCCTATCGTCAGTGGAATACAGATTTGTTTTCTTTTCGCTCGACAGTAAGTGATATGAAATTTTCGAGGAATTATAACACATTTTCCACTACTTCATCTAATCCTGACGCCGTAGTGGCAACAGCAGGCCCAGATGCGATTGATGGGATTCATACGATTAAGGTAAGTCAGTTGGCAGCGAGCGCTACCGTTAAGGCAACAGGGGTAAAGTTTGATGTAACGAAAAGCTTAGGAGATACGTCGCAAGGTTCCCCGTTGGCTGCGAATGATAAACTGACCATTTCTACAACAGATGGTCAAGGTGTATCACATACGGCTCAAATTGATATTAAAACAACCGATAAAATTGGGGATGTCGTCAATGCACTGAATGCGGCAAAAGATACAGACGGGAAAAGCCTGGGTATTCAAGCAATGTACGATAGCAATTTGCAGCAGTTTATTATTAAAACAAAATCGACCGGGGCAAAGACAAGTATCAACATTACAGGTAATGATGCCACATTATCTACATTCGGATTGCAAAACTCTAGCAGATATGCATCTTTGCAAGATACGAATGCAACGAACGCAACCCTTAAATTAAATATTGATTCAACGAGCTTTAGTGCAGATATGCTAGCTATTTCCACAAAGGATAGTCAGGGTAAGGTAAGTACGGCTCAAATTAAGATTGAAGCAAATTATACAGTTAATGATGTACTTAATGCTTTTAATTCAGCTAAAGATAGTAATGGGAATGCCTTAGGTATTCAGGCCACGTATGATAGCGGCTCGAAACAGCTTACTATTAAAACAAACGAAGTTGGGGCACAGACAAGTCTCAGCATCACAGGTACTAAGGATGTAAGTGGTACGACGTTAGACGCATTAGGATTGAAAGATGCTAGCGATATGCAATCGATTAATGGTATAGATCCGAAAATGACTGTCCCTGTACCAAAAATTGTTTCCGGAACACCCCTTAATTTAGCAGATAAATTGACAATTACAGCAACCGACAGTAAAGGTATGCTGCACACAGCTAAAATCGATATTAAAGCAACAGATACAATTGAAGACATCATGACCACGTTAAGTTCAGCTAAAGACAGTGCTGGAAATAGCTTAGGTATTCAAGCCACATATGATGGTGCTTCGAAACAGCTTGTTATTACAGGGGGAAACACGAAACTTGGTATCACAGGTAGTAATGCTTCGTTAGTTGCATTAGGACTGAAAGACCCTGCTAGTCCTGTGTCTACTATATCTACTACAGGTGTAGATTCTGTGATTACATCTGATGGGTCCACAGTCACACAATCTTCCAATTCGGTGACACTATTTGGCGTCAATTATACGCTTAAACAAGCCGACGATACTAAAGATATTACGGTTAATGTTGCGCGTGATTATGATGCTGCAGTGAAAAATATTAAAGATTTTATCGGTAAATATAATGATATGCTTGATAAAGTCTATAAAGCGATGTCAGAAAGTGTAGATAAAAACTATCAACCGTTAACGGATGATCAGCGACAAGCAATGAACCAGGACCAAATCAAACAATGGGAAGATAGGGCGAAAAGCGGATTGTTGCATAACGACACTATTTTGTCTACGTTATATAATAAACTACGCAGTGATACATTTTCTACTGTTGATAATGGGAGTGTGTACAATTCATTAGCGGCTGTTGGAATTAAATCGAATGGATACCTGGATCGCGGGAAACTGACCGTCGATGAAACCAAGTTACGTGAAGCGCTACAGAATGATCCGGAAGCGGTACGCACTTTGTTTACACAGAGTAAGAATGCATGGAAGAGTGCGAATCAAGTTGATGATACAGCACGGGGACTAAATTCGGTGAAATTTAGTGTGGGTTCTGCTTCGTATACCGTGACGCTCGATCCGAATGATACGACTAGTAAAGTTGCAGAAAAAATTAATGACTATGCTAAAAGTAAGAACATATCGGTGCAGGCTAGCTACGATAGTGGAACGAAGTTGTTTTCAATATCATCCAGTTTGGGTCAGGATTTTCAATTTACGGATGGAGCATCGGTGCTTGGGAATCTTCAGGATGTATCTGGAGGCCAAAAAGGGATTGTCAATCGCATGTATGACAGCTTTTATAGTGCGTTTCAAAGCACTATCCAAAAGGCTGGCTTAAGTACGAGTGATAAGGCTGATCAGAGCGTGGTCGGAAAGCTCTTAAAAGATATAAACAAGAGAATCTCAGATGAAAAAACTCGCTTAACAAACGTAGAGAATAGTTATTATAGTAAGTTTACAGCTATGGAGAAGGCACTGTCACAGTATAATTCGCAGTCTTCTGCATTGATGCAGCAACTGGGACTAGGAGGAAAATAG
- the fliS gene encoding flagellar export chaperone FliS codes for MAYTASAAQQYRQNSVLTTTPADLTLRLYQGLVKFLRTALTGIEQGKLEDVNTNLIKSQDILRELLCTLNMGVPIAKDMAAMYEYMLERSMEANMKKDKEIIKEILGFAEDFYDTWMKVTKAVKV; via the coding sequence ATGGCTTATACAGCAAGCGCAGCCCAACAATACCGACAAAATAGTGTGTTAACAACAACACCAGCTGATCTTACATTGCGTCTGTATCAAGGATTGGTCAAGTTTCTTAGGACTGCGTTGACCGGGATTGAACAAGGCAAACTTGAAGATGTGAATACCAATCTAATCAAGAGTCAGGATATTCTTCGTGAACTTTTATGTACGTTGAACATGGGAGTCCCGATAGCCAAAGATATGGCTGCTATGTATGAATATATGCTTGAGCGTTCTATGGAAGCGAATATGAAAAAAGATAAAGAAATTATTAAGGAAATTTTGGGCTTTGCCGAAGATTTTTACGACACATGGATGAAGGTAACAAAGGCGGTTAAAGTTTAA
- the fliT gene encoding flagellar protein FliT: protein MLEDTFVHKERCLNELKQETQKQLAAVRIEDVSGFIRGVERCEQLIAELKEINIQASSVLSEKESVFEEIGQDILRMRSEISDLLPTWRERLRSQMLREQEGTRIKQVYDDDDEYVPPIFLDKRK from the coding sequence ATGCTAGAAGATACATTTGTTCATAAGGAACGATGTTTGAATGAGTTAAAACAAGAAACGCAGAAACAACTTGCGGCAGTGCGTATAGAGGATGTATCCGGCTTTATACGAGGTGTTGAGAGATGTGAGCAGCTGATTGCAGAGCTAAAGGAAATAAATATTCAAGCTTCCTCCGTACTCTCCGAGAAAGAAAGTGTTTTTGAGGAGATCGGTCAGGATATTTTGCGTATGCGTTCAGAGATATCGGATCTCTTACCAACCTGGCGTGAGAGATTGCGTAGTCAGATGCTTCGTGAGCAGGAGGGAACCCGGATCAAACAAGTTTATGATGATGATGATGAGTATGTCCCCCCTATTTTTTTAGACAAGAGAAAGTAA
- a CDS encoding EscU/YscU/HrcU family type III secretion system export apparatus switch protein translates to MIYKHFQSPKKKAGSSTRAAVIRYDKDNGKTPTIVAQGRGAVAEKIIAKAKEHDIPMQEDALLLDNLLQLDLGSNVPPQLYQVVAEVLLLVRRANVGAPISAPAFPKNLEQTPYWEAEEVDDDDDEISVEDLLQAVRGI, encoded by the coding sequence ATGATTTATAAACATTTTCAATCTCCGAAGAAAAAAGCAGGAAGTTCTACGCGTGCAGCTGTTATTCGCTATGACAAAGACAATGGCAAAACACCGACGATTGTGGCACAGGGGCGGGGAGCTGTAGCTGAAAAAATTATTGCGAAGGCGAAAGAGCACGATATCCCGATGCAGGAGGATGCACTACTGCTGGACAATTTGTTGCAGTTGGATTTAGGAAGCAATGTTCCGCCCCAGTTGTATCAGGTTGTAGCAGAGGTGTTGTTACTTGTTAGACGGGCTAATGTCGGCGCTCCAATCTCTGCACCTGCATTTCCTAAAAATCTGGAACAAACGCCATATTGGGAAGCAGAAGAAGTAGATGATGATGATGATGAAATTAGTGTGGAGGATTTACTACAGGCTGTTCGGGGGATATAA
- a CDS encoding flagellar export chaperone FliS has product MDDVLNPQDVELSDIHDRPELITALLYKKLLEKLDAAIMLMPQRRYLEANRAMQHCNDILTRLGFGIKYEAGVIADQLELLYKYMFDRIHEANMKKDISLLREVRRLVRELDEAWSQALQSVKQASVSVSQDGATARPVASRMGTPRFNPYQQREMEQEVYQHEQEIHLKK; this is encoded by the coding sequence GTGGACGATGTCCTGAATCCACAAGATGTGGAACTAAGCGATATTCATGATCGCCCCGAACTAATTACGGCGCTTTTATATAAGAAGCTATTAGAAAAACTAGACGCTGCCATCATGTTGATGCCACAGCGCCGTTATCTAGAAGCCAATCGGGCAATGCAGCACTGCAACGATATTCTAACCCGTCTTGGATTCGGAATTAAATATGAAGCAGGCGTGATTGCAGACCAACTGGAGCTTTTGTACAAATACATGTTTGATCGTATTCATGAGGCGAACATGAAGAAAGATATTTCCTTGTTGCGAGAAGTGCGTCGTCTTGTACGGGAACTGGATGAGGCTTGGAGCCAGGCGCTGCAAAGCGTAAAGCAAGCAAGTGTATCAGTTTCTCAGGATGGAGCGACTGCGCGTCCAGTTGCATCACGCATGGGAACCCCGCGCTTTAATCCATACCAGCAGCGGGAGATGGAGCAGGAAGTTTATCAGCATGAACAAGAAATTCATTTAAAGAAGTAA
- a CDS encoding flagellin N-terminal helical domain-containing protein codes for MRINHNVYALDAYSKLNKNQANTGKALEKLSSGLRINRAADDAAGLAISEKMRGQIRGLDQAERNAQDGIALIQTAEGALGEVHDMLSRMRELSVQAANGTLTQSDRGVIQDEINQLREQIDRVGNDTQFNTKKLLNGSLSENADIRSLYGDVKYSKNGTGLKNIKVDPASVLPQDVYSLSVVTKSKVLNMDGIEDTYKTGLENFLTSPDTTLGKGDYKIELTAQVGGNVGTTGLSLTNSQLEDGDYWVDNATQNVYLLNAAGTGPAGSSLGAASSLNVGTATASGKFTQATTYTLNVLPKSGGAPIAQASNVKFGQAGIDFKDGVAASSTLTVDQSKLADGNKLTINGKTIGFYDNTGTYGTNAAAITGMGVDFAISLQSVTSNSTLATAIAGLSIPGITLSAAGANVTVTAPGTGGNAVTTAFTGTGAVTGDTGGGKSIGLTVDFTNSLAGYVKRGGALPTTPQIPYHSFTIGELDRTSIILKDSKDKIIAHQFADNDRKFVELQGTGISFGTGVLSNGEKATNIDIRRTLEDASVTFQIGTNAGEIVALGVGDIRCASLGIDKFKLTDETSASNAIAIIDSAIDKVSAVRSKLGAYQNRMEHTVNNITQANQNLTAAESRIRDADMAKEMTDFTKYNIINQSATAMLAQANQLPQGVLQLLKG; via the coding sequence ATGCGTATTAATCATAACGTTTATGCATTGGATGCATACTCGAAATTAAACAAGAACCAAGCTAATACAGGAAAGGCATTGGAGAAATTATCATCCGGTCTTCGCATTAACCGTGCAGCGGATGATGCAGCGGGCCTGGCCATCTCTGAAAAAATGCGCGGTCAAATTCGTGGTCTTGACCAGGCAGAGAGAAATGCGCAGGATGGCATCGCGCTCATTCAGACAGCAGAGGGTGCGCTCGGGGAAGTACATGACATGTTATCTCGTATGCGTGAGTTGTCTGTACAAGCAGCGAACGGGACACTGACTCAGTCTGACCGCGGTGTTATCCAGGACGAAATCAATCAGCTTCGTGAACAGATTGACCGTGTAGGAAATGACACGCAGTTCAATACGAAGAAGCTGTTAAACGGTAGCTTATCTGAGAATGCGGATATTCGTTCCTTGTATGGTGATGTTAAGTATTCAAAGAATGGAACAGGACTGAAGAATATTAAAGTGGATCCTGCCAGTGTGTTACCTCAGGATGTTTACAGTCTTAGTGTTGTTACGAAGAGTAAAGTGCTGAACATGGATGGCATTGAGGACACGTACAAGACGGGTCTTGAGAATTTCCTGACTTCCCCTGATACGACTTTAGGAAAAGGGGATTATAAAATTGAATTAACAGCTCAGGTCGGAGGAAATGTTGGTACTACAGGTTTGAGTTTAACGAATTCACAATTAGAAGATGGAGATTATTGGGTTGATAATGCTACACAAAATGTGTACCTTTTAAATGCGGCAGGAACAGGTCCTGCAGGTAGTTCACTTGGTGCAGCAAGTTCCTTGAACGTAGGCACAGCTACAGCAAGTGGGAAATTTACACAAGCAACTACATACACGTTAAACGTGCTTCCTAAGTCAGGTGGAGCACCGATTGCACAAGCAAGTAATGTAAAGTTTGGTCAAGCTGGGATTGACTTTAAGGATGGTGTTGCAGCAAGCAGTACATTGACAGTCGATCAGTCGAAACTTGCTGATGGTAATAAATTAACGATCAATGGAAAGACAATCGGCTTTTATGATAATACTGGAACATACGGCACTAATGCAGCTGCCATAACAGGTATGGGCGTAGATTTTGCTATTTCCTTACAAAGTGTAACGTCTAATAGTACCTTGGCTACTGCGATTGCAGGTTTGAGTATCCCAGGTATTACGTTATCAGCAGCCGGGGCAAATGTTACAGTCACAGCACCTGGAACAGGTGGTAATGCCGTTACTACAGCTTTTACAGGCACTGGTGCAGTAACAGGTGATACAGGTGGTGGTAAGAGCATTGGTCTTACTGTTGATTTTACGAATTCGTTAGCGGGATATGTAAAACGTGGTGGAGCATTGCCGACAACGCCACAGATTCCGTACCACTCATTTACAATTGGTGAGCTTGATCGTACCAGTATCATTTTAAAAGATAGCAAGGATAAAATTATCGCCCATCAGTTTGCAGATAATGACCGTAAATTCGTTGAATTACAAGGAACAGGGATTTCTTTTGGTACAGGTGTGCTCTCTAATGGTGAAAAAGCGACCAACATCGACATCCGCCGAACATTAGAAGATGCATCTGTTACGTTCCAGATTGGTACCAATGCAGGTGAAATCGTGGCACTGGGTGTTGGCGATATCCGTTGTGCGTCACTTGGTATCGACAAGTTCAAGCTCACAGATGAGACATCAGCATCCAATGCGATTGCGATCATCGACTCTGCTATCGACAAGGTATCTGCTGTACGTTCTAAACTCGGGGCCTATCAGAACCGGATGGAGCATACGGTCAACAATATCACACAAGCAAATCAAAACCTGACAGCAGCCGAGTCCCGCATCCGTGATGCAGACATGGCCAAAGAAATGACTGATTTCACGAAGTACAATATCATCAATCAATCTGCAACCGCGATGCTCGCACAGGCAAACCAACTGCCACAGGGCGTACTGCAGTTGCTCAAAGGCTAA